In Topomyia yanbarensis strain Yona2022 chromosome 2, ASM3024719v1, whole genome shotgun sequence, one DNA window encodes the following:
- the LOC131682569 gene encoding protein cup, producing MVKVPSSGLIMHTSEQYKDCSSLLREADDPPLEELDPAILSCGLPAIILSDILPSFSAPIRYTASQILSVRKHSLCFRRPIVADDPKIGRFAIWRTANEMKKIASRERKITKSDETMSGQSSKDMSHERSTDPLKYRQGRENGFSAPRFRRNYEFSNRSHHAIVKSYKGGDEFRLQDTVIEEEPEWVSAGPTSRLDTIELRGFDEDLSLNALSTSQSSLEKTNSDAKTKSTGKHISFYDELHHYEHIHSKRGGNGSKQHDTSGRENDVESVAASSTSSSPPARSTPTKGITDYNNTSSNQKYHQQSQYGVNVNNFEEFMKFESLFGTDNDPSGNGQSGSRFSKWFRRGSNSFSQQQTWNQDGRRQSYNSTNDNFGHAYGSTNRFQQDRNQHRLSGSSYNRGYQAEAFDHENIRSADSNTAFKRLVDMVAQSRASSNLIAQQQYLKQLLSKNQQSEILRRMLMKTTVDNVSEAGQSMPQQHQTAAQPPRIPTQRELQFHTQSIMQNALLRKKLQDQRKLLFEQNNQMAVIAAAACNAEPNPTVQQFVQSVCPNIQRSLSVLSQTANNASQCQQFNQSFPGSSGTNNSLFAGGSTQHDLSTSLQQMLLSPQSQRSVGNSRRFGKAQ from the exons ATGGTGAAAGTTCCCAGTAGCGGTTTGATTATGCATACTTCTGAACAATATAAAGATTGTTCGAGCTTACTCAGAGAGGCAG ACGATCCTCCGCTGGAAGAACTAGACCCAGCTATTTTGAGCTGTGGACTGCCGGCAATTATACTATCGGACATTCTACCGAGTTTTTCGGCTCCCATCCGCTATACGGCTAGTCAGATACTATCCGTTAGAAAACATTCGCTCTGTTTCCGACGCCCGATAGTGGCCGATGATCCAAAAATTGGCCGTTTTGCTATCTGGAGAACCGccaacgaaatgaaaaaaatcgcttCGAGAGAGCGGAAAATTACCAAGAGCGACGAAACTATGAGCGGCCAATCGAGCAAAGATATGTCTCACGAACGATCCACTGACCCACTTAAGTATCGCCAAGGACGCGAAAATGGATTCAGTGCTCCGAG GTTTCGACGCAACTATGAATTTAGCAATCGCAGCCATCATGCGATTGTGAAGAGCTACAAAGGTGGTGATGAATTCCGCCTGCAGGATACAGTCATCGAAGAGGAGCCTGAGTGGGTGTCTGCTGGACCAACATCCCGCCTGGACACGATCGAATTACGCGGTTTCGATGAAGACTTGTCACTTAACGCTTTATCAACATCTCAATCATCTCTGGAAAAAACGAATTCTGATGCAAAGACCAAATCAACCGGAAAGCACATCTCATTCTATGACGAGTTGCACCACTACGAACATATACATTCGAAGCGTGGTGGAAATGGTTCAAAGCAACATGATACCTCTGGACGTGAAAATGACGTCGAGAGTGTTGCTGCTTCCAGTACTAGCTCGTCACCACCGGCTCGTAGCACTCCTACCAAGGGTATTACCGATTACAACAATACCTCATCTAACCAAAAATATCATCAGCAGTCACAATATGGGGTCAACGTGAACAACTTCGAGGAATTTATGAAATTTGAGTCGCTATTTGGG ACGGACAATGACCCAAGTGGTAACGGCCAAAGTGGTTCCCGTTTTAGCAAATGGTTCCGACGCGGTAGTAACTCGTTCAGCCAACAGCAAACTTGGAACCAGGATGGACGTCGTCAGTCGTATAACTCAACCAATGACAACTTTGGTCATGCGTACGGTAGCACAAATCGGTTCCAGCAGGATCGCAATCAGCATCGTCTTTCCGGATCATCATACAATCGTGGTTATCAAGCGGAAGCATTTGATCACGAGAATATCCGTTCCGCTGATTCAAACACCGCATTCAAACGGCTTGTTGACATGGTTGCCCAAAGCCGTGCTAGTAGTAATTTGATTGCTCAGCAACAATACTTGAAGCAATTGCTGAGCAAGAATCAGCAGAGCGAAATTTTGCGCCGCATGCTTATGAAAACCACCGTAGACAACGTGTCTGAAGCTGGTCAGTCAATGCCACAGCAGCATCAAACGGCTGCTCAACCACCACGTATTCCGACGCAACGTGAGCTGCAATTTCACACCCAATCAATTATGCAGAATGCTCTTTTGCGCAAAAAGCTCCAGGACCAACGGAAATTGCTTTTCGAGCAGAACAATCAGATGGCTGTGATTGCGGCTGCTGCTTGTAATGCGGAACCTAATCCCACTGTCCAGCAGTTTGTTCAGTCTGTCTGTCCGAACATCCAAAGAAGTTTGTCGGTTCTCAGCCAAACGGCCAACAATGCTAGCCAATGTCAGCAGTTCAACCAGTCATTTCCCGGTAGCAGCGGCACAAACAACTCTCTCTTCGCTGGTGGATCAACTCAGCACGATCTGTCCACCTCATTGCAGCAGATGTTACTTTCGCCGCAAAGTCAGCGTTCAGTTGGAAACAGCCGACGCTTCGGAAAGGCTCAATAG